From the Mycoplasmatota bacterium genome, one window contains:
- a CDS encoding LacI family DNA-binding transcriptional regulator: MANIKNVAKKANVSVATVSRVINNKGYVNEETRKLVEDAIKELNYIPNEFARSLFKKVSKTIGVIFPHLSNSFYYNVLEGIEEIAFENGYKVMICNTHEDAERENEYIKQFVKYNIDGIIVASNSDLLSRYKELEIPLVTIDRIIDDSVPSVTSDNVNGGYQAAQKLISNGCKHLVHFRGPSILLMVQERSKGFQKCLKENTLSCDTVDLAFIDPEMILIRQYLESHPNIDGIFCDSDIIAANVIAELVRLNKKVPDDIQVIGFDNTLLAKSMTPKLTTISQKMFEIGREAIKSLNCLIEKEELTNKHKLIPVELIERDTTK, encoded by the coding sequence ATGGCAAATATTAAAAATGTAGCTAAGAAAGCCAACGTATCAGTAGCAACAGTATCTAGGGTCATTAATAATAAAGGATATGTTAATGAGGAAACAAGAAAATTAGTTGAAGACGCTATTAAGGAATTGAATTATATACCAAATGAATTTGCTCGTTCATTATTTAAGAAAGTGTCAAAAACAATTGGTGTTATTTTTCCTCATTTAAGTAATTCATTTTATTATAATGTGTTAGAAGGAATAGAAGAAATCGCATTTGAAAATGGGTACAAAGTGATGATATGTAATACTCATGAGGACGCTGAAAGGGAAAATGAGTATATAAAACAGTTTGTAAAATATAATATTGATGGAATAATTGTTGCCTCTAACAGTGATTTACTTTCAAGGTATAAAGAACTTGAAATTCCACTTGTTACTATTGATCGAATCATTGATGATTCAGTTCCTTCTGTTACAAGTGATAACGTTAATGGAGGTTATCAGGCTGCCCAGAAGTTAATAAGTAACGGATGCAAACATCTTGTTCATTTTCGTGGTCCAAGTATTCTTTTAATGGTCCAAGAGCGTAGTAAAGGTTTTCAAAAGTGTTTAAAAGAAAATACATTATCTTGTGATACAGTAGATTTAGCTTTTATCGATCCTGAAATGATTTTAATTAGACAATATCTAGAAAGCCATCCCAATATAGATGGTATATTTTGTGATAGTGATATAATAGCTGCTAATGTAATCGCTGAATTAGTTAGATTAAATAAAAAAGTACCTGATGATATTCAAGTCATAGGATTTGATAATACCCTATTAGCTAAATCAATGACTCCAAAATTAACCACCATTTCTCAAAAAATGTTTGAAATTGGTAGGGAAGCGATTAAATCTTTAAATTGTTTAATCGAAAAGGAAGAACTTACAAATAAACATAAATTAATTCCTGTTGAATTAATTGAACGGGATACTACTAAATGA
- a CDS encoding DUF5011 domain-containing protein, giving the protein MKIKKLSYLIMSFVFAYLLMINVTVQAEDSATTCDASSATLVDVTVHYLRWDDEYEYTDMLLHTWGTGTNGSTDGVPVTEGPFGGTATIKVNPCDADDQIGLIPHPAAGWDYKDGIDSDNTDGIDNKFIDVTKIKDGTLTDLTVYVFQGSNEVYQEENVNVDDSGKLFVVYYRPAGDYAEWDIWSWGSNIDKDDVAFSYNLGLDGGIDPNIFKIAVFNIDAASADEIGFIIRKPDWSAKDDAWISDVNEEYVDENGNTYKTNGDRLINVSDIKGSGHKVLFISQGEAEFLTDYELFVANAFKFEIEEAAFEKINSLTVKFNQDVSYDPTTGPDVTKYSIKDEDGNELKINQIGYDSKSTSAAEFKFLVENIDITKTYTISYIHQGKLGDETVSKGIVIPDTEAPIIQIDENDKEIHVKQGAKTIDKPEVKALDNGVIIQTIKAEGIVNTAKPGEYTVTYYAEDDFGNVSTATITVVVESNVLVYWPFALIVVALLAGAGVYFVKKK; this is encoded by the coding sequence ATGAAAATTAAAAAACTATCATATTTAATTATGTCATTTGTTTTTGCATATTTATTAATGATTAATGTGACAGTTCAGGCAGAAGATTCAGCCACAACATGTGATGCTAGTTCTGCTACACTAGTCGATGTAACAGTTCATTATCTTAGATGGGATGATGAATACGAATATACAGACATGTTATTACACACTTGGGGTACTGGAACAAATGGAAGTACTGATGGAGTTCCAGTAACAGAAGGTCCATTTGGTGGAACGGCAACAATAAAAGTGAATCCATGTGATGCCGATGATCAAATTGGTTTAATTCCACATCCTGCTGCAGGTTGGGACTATAAAGATGGAATTGATTCTGATAATACAGATGGAATAGATAATAAATTTATTGATGTTACTAAAATAAAAGATGGAACTTTAACTGATTTAACAGTTTATGTTTTCCAAGGTTCAAATGAAGTTTATCAAGAAGAAAACGTAAATGTAGATGATTCAGGAAAATTATTTGTTGTATACTATAGACCAGCAGGCGATTATGCTGAATGGGACATTTGGTCATGGGGAAGTAATATTGATAAAGATGATGTTGCCTTTTCATATAATCTTGGTTTAGATGGTGGAATAGATCCAAATATCTTCAAGATAGCTGTATTTAATATTGATGCTGCTTCAGCTGATGAAATTGGATTTATCATTAGAAAACCAGATTGGTCTGCTAAAGATGATGCTTGGATAAGCGATGTTAATGAAGAGTACGTAGATGAAAATGGAAATACCTATAAAACAAATGGAGATAGATTAATTAATGTTTCTGATATCAAAGGTTCAGGACATAAAGTCTTATTTATATCACAAGGTGAAGCTGAATTCTTAACTGATTATGAATTGTTTGTAGCAAATGCATTCAAATTTGAAATAGAAGAAGCAGCGTTTGAAAAAATTAACTCATTAACAGTTAAGTTTAATCAAGATGTAAGTTATGACCCAACAACAGGTCCAGATGTAACAAAATATTCTATTAAAGATGAAGATGGAAATGAATTAAAAATAAATCAAATTGGTTATGATTCAAAATCAACAAGTGCTGCTGAATTTAAATTTTTAGTAGAGAATATTGATATTACAAAAACATATACCATTTCATATATACATCAAGGGAAATTAGGAGATGAAACTGTTTCAAAAGGAATTGTTATTCCTGATACTGAAGCGCCTATCATTCAAATAGATGAAAATGATAAAGAGATTCATGTAAAACAAGGTGCTAAAACGATTGATAAACCTGAAGTTAAAGCATTAGATAATGGTGTAATCATCCAAACAATAAAAGCAGAAGGTATTGTTAATACAGCAAAACCTGGTGAATATACTGTTACTTACTATGCAGAAGATGACTTTGGTAATGTATCAACTGCGACAATTACAGTAGTTGTTGAAAGTAATGTTCTAGTTTACTGGCCATTTGCACTAATTGTAGTTGCATTATTAGCTGGTGCTGGTGTTTACTTCGTTAAAAAGAAATAG
- a CDS encoding extracellular solute-binding protein has protein sequence MKKITSLFCLMFLAIALNGCTLLGTEIDFSLENKTVITFWADDEEWADALIDAFEEQNPDIIVKFNKVGSVDVRQKMELAGPAGLGADVFVMPHDHIGAALEKGLLLPVGGKYKENIQNRIIESAVNTVSVCYDIAGLEQEACNAEESNKYTFAFPISGESLAVFYNKDLLLEHTGSEVPAATFEEIFEKAATYNDYDTVDEDGNPKLWFGADVGNAYDMHWLSTAHGFKLFGDNHLDPTQPNFNSPEMIAALTKAREIRTNYLNKDSGTLNGDWVKGLFEAGKLAYTIDGPWSISRYKDSDINFGVMKFPTLNVNGKDEQPYTFSGVQVAAVYRGAPAERQKAALKFAEFMISDEGMSIMYEETGKLPTLKNTENIKYVIKDENGDPVLKDGKEQIVSLDDDPYLTGVVDQLEFSEPMPIITQMGFFWTVAGPMYSDAWNGTTEEDGKVLDYTNKSADELARKVAELTLKGYNDLLNLSE, from the coding sequence ATGAAAAAAATAACAAGTTTATTTTGTCTAATGTTTTTAGCAATTGCACTTAATGGATGTACTTTACTAGGTACTGAAATCGATTTTTCCTTAGAAAACAAAACAGTGATAACATTTTGGGCTGATGATGAGGAGTGGGCAGACGCTTTAATTGATGCTTTTGAAGAGCAAAACCCAGATATTATTGTAAAGTTTAATAAAGTTGGTTCAGTAGATGTAAGACAAAAAATGGAATTAGCAGGACCTGCAGGATTAGGTGCAGATGTATTTGTAATGCCTCATGATCATATCGGTGCTGCATTAGAAAAAGGATTATTATTACCAGTTGGTGGTAAATATAAAGAAAATATTCAAAATAGAATAATTGAGTCTGCTGTTAATACAGTATCTGTATGTTATGATATAGCAGGATTAGAACAAGAAGCATGTAATGCAGAAGAATCAAATAAATATACATTTGCTTTCCCTATCTCTGGAGAATCACTAGCAGTATTCTATAATAAAGATTTATTGCTTGAGCATACTGGTTCTGAAGTACCAGCAGCAACATTTGAAGAGATATTTGAAAAAGCTGCAACTTACAATGACTACGATACAGTAGATGAAGATGGAAATCCTAAATTATGGTTTGGTGCTGATGTTGGTAATGCTTATGATATGCACTGGTTATCTACAGCACATGGATTTAAGTTATTTGGTGATAATCATTTAGATCCAACTCAACCAAACTTTAATTCACCTGAGATGATTGCTGCTTTAACAAAAGCAAGAGAAATTAGAACAAATTATCTTAATAAAGACTCAGGTACACTTAATGGTGATTGGGTTAAAGGATTATTTGAAGCAGGGAAATTAGCTTATACGATTGATGGTCCATGGAGTATTAGTCGATATAAAGATAGTGACATTAATTTTGGTGTTATGAAATTCCCTACACTTAATGTAAATGGTAAAGATGAACAACCTTATACATTCTCTGGTGTACAAGTAGCTGCTGTTTATCGTGGGGCACCTGCTGAAAGACAAAAAGCGGCTTTAAAATTTGCTGAATTTATGATTTCTGATGAAGGAATGTCTATTATGTATGAAGAAACTGGTAAACTTCCAACATTGAAAAACACTGAAAACATTAAATATGTGATTAAAGATGAAAATGGAGATCCAGTATTAAAAGACGGAAAAGAGCAAATTGTATCATTAGATGACGATCCTTATTTAACAGGTGTCGTAGATCAATTAGAATTTTCTGAACCAATGCCTATTATTACACAAATGGGATTCTTCTGGACAGTTGCAGGACCTATGTATAGTGATGCTTGGAATGGAACTACAGAAGAAGATGGTAAAGTCTTAGATTATACAAATAAATCAGCTGATGAATTAGCAAGAAAAGTTGCAGAATTAACACTAAAAGGATATAACGATTTATTAAATCTTTCTGAATAA
- a CDS encoding DUF1189 family protein — translation MGLIKGFINSFTLSGIYKNRKAGLLKAFLHLSLFTILIYFPLSWNWLNKDTLDYDNYGITFVTAPPEWLSNDLPECYFENQVFFCDEPTDALSYAGYEILFLNETPTSDKYILFLKDHFVVVNNTKLTFTYSGFDDFSFKDLNEMNNPTDAAKKIADSIFVSVKDNLFFFGILGLYVVFILMNFIYLFLLALISMSFKFRSHRFPNFKEVITMYMYAVTYPSMLALFFTLISKSYAFTPLLMNFLTPLIMYVMYRKNILKS, via the coding sequence ATGGGATTAATCAAAGGATTTATAAATAGTTTTACATTATCAGGTATCTATAAAAATAGAAAGGCTGGGTTATTAAAAGCCTTTCTACATTTAAGTCTCTTTACTATCCTTATCTATTTCCCACTAAGTTGGAATTGGTTAAATAAAGATACCCTAGATTACGATAATTATGGAATTACTTTTGTTACAGCCCCCCCTGAATGGTTGAGTAACGATTTACCTGAATGTTATTTTGAAAACCAAGTGTTTTTTTGTGATGAACCAACAGATGCTTTATCATATGCTGGTTATGAAATCTTGTTTTTAAATGAAACACCCACAAGTGATAAATATATCCTTTTTCTTAAGGATCATTTTGTTGTGGTGAATAATACTAAATTAACCTTTACATATAGTGGATTTGATGATTTTAGTTTCAAAGATCTCAATGAGATGAATAATCCTACAGATGCAGCGAAAAAAATAGCGGATTCAATTTTTGTTAGTGTAAAAGATAATCTATTCTTTTTTGGGATATTGGGACTTTATGTTGTATTTATATTAATGAATTTCATTTATCTATTCTTATTAGCGCTTATTAGTATGTCATTTAAATTTAGATCACATCGATTCCCTAATTTCAAAGAAGTAATTACGATGTATATGTATGCAGTAACTTATCCTAGCATGTTAGCGTTATTCTTTACTCTTATAAGCAAATCTTATGCTTTTACGCCACTATTAATGAATTTTTTAACACCATTAATTATGTATGTTATGTACCGGAAAAATATTTTAAAAAGTTGA
- a CDS encoding glycoside hydrolase family 13 protein: MTINLAAIYHEGKSKFAYAYDKETVHIRLRTAKNDLDNVKIIYGDPFNWGPKKDKNNSDDTNAYEWKNENNKELLMKKEYSTHLHDFWFIPIKPKYRRTKYCFILEKDNEKLLYGAKSIEDLTIYPEKEKDLFNYFNFPFINPIDIFKAPAWAKETIWYQIFPERFNNGNKDNDPANTLEWGSIEKVRNEMFFGGDLEGVIDKLDYIQELGATGIYFTPIFKSPSTHKYDTEDYFQIDPQFGNLDTMKRLVKEAHKRGIKVMLDAVFNHCGWNHPFFQDVLENGENSPYKDYFHIKKFPLFEGNPRDFKFDEEKNPLNYDTFAFTPLMPKWNTENEALKDYLLQAATYWIKECDIDAWRLDVSNEVDHSFWRDFRKACDNEKKDFFIVGENWDESNPWIQPDQMQSVMNYDFLFSVWNFFGANNGSSENFKNDINRLLTTYPKHVGAYLFNLLDSHDSTRILTICQGNKEKVKLAYVFQQTFGGTPSIYYGGEISLAGGHDPDNRRCMIWGENKQDLDMFKHLQKLIQLRKTHPALREVDLTWLDVNSDNNQIVYKKESTEETIYVIINNEDSTTTLAIDELIGKKCVDLYSDTTKTINNPIKVDNYGFLILKILNQ; the protein is encoded by the coding sequence ATGACAATTAATCTAGCAGCAATTTATCATGAAGGTAAAAGTAAGTTTGCCTATGCCTATGACAAAGAAACCGTTCATATTCGTTTAAGAACAGCAAAAAATGACCTTGATAATGTTAAAATTATTTATGGAGACCCATTTAATTGGGGACCTAAAAAGGATAAAAATAATAGTGATGACACAAATGCTTATGAATGGAAAAATGAGAATAATAAAGAATTATTAATGAAAAAAGAATATTCTACTCACTTGCATGATTTTTGGTTTATTCCTATTAAGCCTAAATATAGACGTACTAAATACTGCTTTATTCTAGAAAAAGATAATGAAAAATTATTATATGGTGCTAAGTCAATTGAAGATCTAACAATCTATCCAGAAAAAGAAAAGGATCTTTTTAATTACTTTAATTTCCCTTTTATTAATCCTATAGATATATTTAAAGCACCTGCTTGGGCTAAAGAAACCATATGGTATCAAATCTTCCCTGAACGTTTTAATAATGGAAATAAAGATAATGACCCGGCAAATACTTTAGAGTGGGGAAGCATTGAAAAAGTACGTAATGAAATGTTTTTTGGCGGAGATTTAGAGGGTGTAATAGATAAATTAGACTATATTCAAGAATTAGGTGCAACAGGAATCTATTTCACTCCAATATTCAAATCGCCTTCTACGCATAAATATGACACAGAAGATTATTTTCAAATTGATCCTCAATTTGGAAATCTTGATACAATGAAACGATTAGTTAAAGAAGCACACAAACGAGGAATAAAGGTCATGTTAGATGCTGTATTCAATCATTGTGGTTGGAATCATCCTTTTTTCCAAGATGTATTAGAAAATGGTGAGAATTCTCCATATAAAGATTATTTCCACATAAAAAAATTCCCTTTATTCGAAGGAAATCCTAGAGATTTTAAATTTGATGAAGAAAAAAATCCATTAAACTATGATACCTTTGCCTTTACTCCATTAATGCCAAAATGGAATACTGAAAATGAAGCATTAAAAGACTATTTATTACAGGCTGCAACCTACTGGATTAAAGAATGTGATATTGATGCCTGGAGATTAGATGTCTCAAATGAGGTTGATCACTCATTTTGGCGTGACTTTAGAAAAGCATGTGACAATGAAAAGAAAGACTTTTTCATCGTTGGGGAAAATTGGGATGAATCAAATCCTTGGATTCAACCAGATCAAATGCAATCTGTGATGAATTATGATTTTTTATTTTCTGTATGGAACTTCTTTGGTGCGAATAATGGAAGCAGTGAAAATTTCAAAAATGATATCAATCGATTATTAACTACTTATCCTAAACATGTTGGAGCCTACTTATTTAATTTACTAGATAGTCATGATTCAACAAGAATCTTAACTATTTGCCAAGGAAATAAAGAAAAAGTTAAATTAGCTTATGTTTTCCAACAAACATTTGGTGGAACTCCAAGTATTTATTATGGTGGTGAAATTAGTTTAGCTGGTGGACATGACCCAGATAATCGTCGTTGTATGATATGGGGTGAAAACAAACAAGATTTAGATATGTTTAAACACCTCCAAAAATTAATTCAACTCCGAAAAACACATCCTGCCTTACGAGAAGTTGATTTAACCTGGTTAGATGTTAACAGTGATAATAATCAAATCGTTTATAAAAAAGAATCTACAGAAGAAACAATATATGTCATCATTAATAATGAGGACTCAACAACCACGCTAGCAATTGATGAACTTATTGGTAAAAAATGTGTTGACCTATATTCAGATACCACAAAAACGATAAACAATCCGATTAAAGTAGACAATTATGGTTTCTTAATTCTAAAAATTTTAAATCAATAA
- a CDS encoding sugar ABC transporter permease, giving the protein MVTIVLVPVIYIVGSALNPKYGISANLFPSKISFDNFKTLFEDTNYIKWYWTTFKIAFLTMITSVFVSTLTAYIFSRYKFKGKKWGLITLLVLQMFPSFMGLIALFTLYKQFGLIDHPLALVLIYAAGQIPFNTWLIKGYFSGISKSLDESARIDGANGFQIFFKILFPLAVPILTFVAVTQFMAPWMDYILASYLLINDENYTLAVGLYNFVNSKDAQNYTMFAAGSLLIAVPIGTLYVSLQRYLIEGITAGANKG; this is encoded by the coding sequence ATGGTAACCATCGTACTTGTACCAGTTATCTATATTGTCGGTTCAGCACTTAATCCTAAATACGGGATTTCAGCAAACCTTTTCCCTAGTAAAATATCATTTGATAATTTTAAAACATTATTTGAAGATACAAACTATATAAAATGGTATTGGACAACATTTAAAATTGCCTTTTTAACAATGATAACATCAGTATTTGTATCAACATTAACAGCATACATTTTCTCAAGATATAAGTTTAAAGGTAAAAAGTGGGGTCTAATTACTTTACTTGTATTACAAATGTTCCCATCATTTATGGGATTAATCGCATTATTTACACTTTATAAGCAATTTGGATTAATCGACCATCCACTTGCGTTAGTATTAATTTATGCAGCAGGACAGATTCCATTTAATACTTGGTTAATAAAAGGTTATTTCTCAGGTATTTCTAAATCACTCGATGAATCAGCTCGAATAGATGGGGCTAATGGTTTTCAAATATTCTTCAAAATTTTATTCCCTCTTGCCGTTCCTATATTAACTTTTGTAGCTGTTACACAATTTATGGCTCCATGGATGGATTATATTTTAGCGAGTTATTTATTAATTAATGATGAAAATTACACTTTAGCTGTTGGACTTTATAACTTTGTAAATAGTAAAGATGCTCAAAACTACACAATGTTTGCGGCCGGTTCATTATTAATCGCAGTCCCAATTGGTACTTTATATGTTTCTTTACAACGTTACTTAATTGAAGGTATTACGGCTGGTGCTAATAAAGGGTAA
- a CDS encoding GNAT family N-acetyltransferase, producing the protein MLNNRIYTNRLILVPLTYDMVVSLLNGECKAIEKLGFKLNGKWPRKDTIDILEILERTMKKSYEPSGYDVWMIVRSDNKVIIGDIGFKGEPNERGEIEIGYGIVSDERNKGFGFEATNALIKWALTQEDVKKVKADCLVKNFGSIRILEKIGMKEISRDDELIYWEIVK; encoded by the coding sequence ATTTTGAATAATAGAATTTATACAAATAGATTGATATTAGTTCCATTAACATATGATATGGTCGTTTCACTTTTGAATGGAGAATGTAAAGCAATTGAAAAATTAGGTTTTAAGTTAAATGGTAAATGGCCTAGAAAAGATACAATCGATATATTAGAGATACTTGAGAGAACAATGAAAAAATCTTATGAACCATCAGGATATGATGTTTGGATGATTGTAAGAAGTGATAATAAGGTAATTATAGGAGATATAGGATTTAAGGGTGAGCCAAATGAAAGAGGAGAGATTGAAATAGGATATGGTATTGTTTCTGATGAGAGAAATAAGGGATTTGGATTTGAAGCTACAAATGCTTTAATTAAGTGGGCATTAACCCAGGAGGATGTAAAAAAAGTTAAAGCAGATTGTTTAGTTAAAAACTTCGGATCAATTAGAATATTAGAGAAAATAGGTATGAAAGAAATAAGTAGAGATGACGAATTGATATATTGGGAGATTGTTAAATAA
- a CDS encoding alpha-amylase — protein MKKIFSFMLIMISVLMMTSCKKDRVSDIDLQGTKTGVYYELFVRSFADSDGDKIGDLNGVISKLDYLKELGIEGIWLMPIFESDSYHGYDVKNYLKINEEYGTLLDFLNLLDEAKERDIKIILDIPFNHTSKDHEWFQKSIEVDSKYHNYYTWIDENDERYGKLGAWNQNIWHANLTNNLYYAGYFSNEMPDLNMENPKVREEIKSIANYWLSIGVDGFRLDAVLHQYGINEYPSNIKPLAKNMMWWKEFKDSLTENYPDAYLVGEAWTDYVLMSPFYYGLDSNFNFDISDLIINSLYSYNSNYAKTIIRQHESFSEYNKDFIDAPFLSNHDGNNKEPKARIASLLDGNESRMRLAAEMLLTLPGNPFIYYGEEIGMEGERYGAPDYDKPLRTPMLWSKDEGNLNATWYTNNNFNQTVKPVDEQLQDPHSLLNHYKTLINLRSSSLALHDGSMHFYSVGKRNFQSFVRLFDNPKRKDAVLVVHNVNNEELDLTFKNSEKLGILYQ, from the coding sequence ATGAAAAAGATTTTTAGTTTTATGTTGATAATGATATCAGTTCTTATGATGACCTCTTGTAAAAAGGACAGGGTATCAGATATAGATTTACAAGGTACAAAAACAGGCGTTTATTATGAATTGTTTGTAAGATCTTTTGCTGATAGTGATGGGGATAAAATAGGTGATTTAAACGGTGTTATCAGTAAATTAGATTATCTAAAAGAACTAGGGATTGAGGGAATTTGGTTAATGCCAATATTTGAATCAGATAGTTATCATGGCTATGATGTAAAAAACTATTTAAAGATTAATGAAGAATATGGTACGTTGCTAGACTTTCTCAATTTATTAGATGAAGCAAAAGAAAGAGACATTAAAATTATTCTCGATATTCCATTTAATCATACCAGTAAGGATCATGAATGGTTTCAAAAATCAATTGAAGTTGATAGTAAATACCATAATTACTATACATGGATCGATGAAAATGATGAAAGATATGGAAAATTGGGAGCATGGAATCAAAATATTTGGCATGCTAATTTAACAAATAATTTATATTATGCTGGGTATTTTTCAAATGAAATGCCAGATTTAAATATGGAAAATCCTAAAGTTCGTGAAGAAATAAAATCAATTGCTAATTATTGGTTGAGTATTGGTGTTGATGGATTCCGTTTAGATGCTGTTTTACATCAATATGGGATTAATGAATATCCAAGTAATATTAAACCACTTGCTAAAAATATGATGTGGTGGAAAGAATTTAAAGATTCTTTAACTGAAAATTATCCTGATGCCTATTTAGTAGGTGAAGCTTGGACAGATTATGTACTAATGTCCCCTTTCTATTATGGATTAGATTCAAACTTTAATTTTGATATCAGTGATTTAATTATTAATAGCTTATATTCTTACAATTCAAATTATGCTAAAACCATCATCAGACAACATGAAAGTTTTAGTGAGTATAATAAAGATTTTATAGATGCACCATTCTTATCCAATCATGATGGTAATAATAAAGAACCTAAAGCAAGAATTGCTTCACTTTTAGATGGTAATGAAAGTAGAATGAGACTAGCTGCAGAAATGCTGTTAACATTACCAGGAAATCCATTTATTTATTATGGAGAAGAAATTGGGATGGAAGGTGAGCGTTATGGTGCTCCAGATTATGATAAACCACTAAGAACCCCGATGTTATGGTCAAAAGATGAGGGGAATCTAAATGCTACATGGTATACAAATAACAATTTTAATCAAACAGTAAAACCTGTTGATGAGCAATTACAAGATCCACATTCTTTATTAAATCACTATAAAACATTAATTAATTTAAGAAGTTCTTCACTAGCATTACATGATGGTTCTATGCATTTTTATAGTGTGGGTAAACGGAATTTTCAATCATTTGTGCGCTTGTTTGATAATCCAAAAAGAAAAGATGCCGTGTTAGTTGTCCACAATGTTAATAATGAAGAATTAGATTTGACATTTAAAAATAGTGAAAAATTAGGGATATTATATCAATAA
- a CDS encoding sugar ABC transporter permease, whose protein sequence is MKFIKSIVNFFRLIFTNITDSLKGLASAIVWGSGQLLNKEFGKALFFFSFQFIAVMIELLTGKYFKGGVTHLRDSGFFLRGLWGLTTLGERVTGLEEISVPPFFLEVKGDVSDTLMLEGLISTIVLLLFLIILIWSVKDAFVSSYNYKKTGVRLSSKDYFKKVWRNGFPYIILTPSLILVLLISIMPILFGFIVAFTNYNKQNLPPDSLVQWVGLKNFINIFGFGSGTINFSVAFKKVFTWTIVWTIISSATCFFGGFIQALIINNKRVRFTVFWRTLLIIPWAIPGMVSLLIFKMMFHEYGFMNNFLLESGIIVERLRWLEDIMRPNLARGTVILINIWLGYPYFMALLTGVMTSINKELYEAADIDGANSKQKFFHITFPLVLYMTAPLLIMTVATNFNNFGVIYFLTGGGPGGSPGAAYAGSTDLLITWIYKLTVDPNIRMYNMASVFSIIIFLIIGTVSTWNFTRTKAFKEEDMI, encoded by the coding sequence ATGAAGTTTATTAAATCAATCGTTAATTTTTTTAGATTAATTTTCACTAATATAACAGATTCTTTAAAAGGTCTAGCTTCAGCAATTGTGTGGGGTTCTGGACAATTATTAAATAAAGAATTTGGAAAAGCTTTATTTTTCTTTTCATTTCAATTTATCGCAGTGATGATAGAGTTATTAACCGGTAAATACTTTAAAGGTGGCGTGACACATTTAAGAGATTCAGGATTCTTCTTGCGCGGCTTGTGGGGATTAACTACATTAGGAGAACGTGTGACTGGACTAGAAGAGATTTCTGTACCACCCTTTTTTCTTGAAGTTAAGGGTGATGTATCAGACACTTTAATGTTAGAAGGATTAATTTCTACAATCGTGTTATTACTTTTCCTAATTATCTTAATATGGTCAGTAAAAGATGCTTTTGTTAGCTCATATAATTATAAAAAAACAGGTGTGAGATTATCAAGTAAAGATTACTTTAAAAAAGTATGGAGAAATGGATTCCCTTATATCATTTTAACACCATCTTTGATATTAGTTTTACTGATATCAATAATGCCGATTTTATTTGGTTTTATTGTAGCCTTTACGAATTATAATAAACAAAATCTCCCACCAGATTCACTTGTTCAATGGGTTGGGTTGAAGAATTTTATCAATATATTTGGATTTGGTAGTGGAACAATTAACTTTAGTGTAGCCTTTAAAAAGGTATTCACTTGGACAATTGTTTGGACGATTATATCTTCAGCCACTTGTTTCTTTGGTGGATTTATTCAAGCTTTAATCATTAACAATAAAAGAGTAAGATTTACTGTCTTTTGGAGAACATTATTAATTATTCCATGGGCAATTCCAGGGATGGTAAGTTTATTAATATTTAAAATGATGTTCCATGAATATGGATTTATGAATAACTTTTTACTTGAATCAGGAATTATTGTTGAACGTTTAAGATGGTTAGAAGATATCATGCGTCCTAATTTAGCTAGAGGAACGGTAATTCTGATTAATATATGGTTGGGGTATCCATACTTTATGGCATTATTAACTGGGGTTATGACAAGTATAAATAAAGAACTATATGAAGCAGCAGATATTGATGGCGCAAATAGTAAACAGAAATTCTTCCATATTACATTTCCATTAGTTTTATATATGACTGCTCCTCTATTAATAATGACAGTCGCAACTAATTTTAATAATTTTGGCGTTATCTATTTCTTAACAGGTGGAGGTCCTGGTGGATCACCAGGAGCTGCATATGCAGGAAGTACTGATTTATTAATAACATGGATATATAAATTAACAGTAGATCCTAATATTCGTATGTATAATATGGCATCTGTGTTTTCAATAATCATATTCTTAATTATTGGAACGGTTTCAACTTGGAACTTTACACGAACCAAAGCATTTAAAGAGGAGGATATGATATAA